The Mycobacteriales bacterium sequence ATTCATCAACCAGACCTACCAGCGCGCCGACGCGTTCCTGTTCGGCCGACGCACCTACGACCTGTTCGCCGGCTCGTGGGGGTCCTGGACGGAACAGGATGTCCCCGGCTGGGAGCCCGTCCTGCGCGCGTTGAACACCCAACCCAAGTACGTCGCGTCGACCACGCTCACCGATCCGGCGTGGTCGGGCACCACCGTCCCGACCGCAGACGTCGCGGCCGCAGTCGGAGAGCTGAAGGCCAAATCGGGCGGCGAACTGCAGGTGCACGGCAGCGGCGCCCTGACCCGGTGGCTGCTGGCGAACGATCTGGTCGATGAGATGACGCTGATCGTGGTCCCGGTGATTCTCGGCCAGGGCGAGCGACTGCTCCCGGCGACCGGCCCGGACCTTGCCCTCGACCTGATCGAGTCCCGAGTCGACTCCAAGGGCGTCACGATCCAGATCTACCGGCCGGCCGGGCGCCCGTGAAGATTTTTGCGGGCAGCCTGTCGGATCTGGAGCACGGCGTTCGTAGAACAGGTGAGAGGCTGCCGAGGAGGCCGCCGGGACAAGGAGGAAACATGACCGAGTACCTCATCTACTTCAACCAGCAGTGGGTGGGCGACCACACCGAGGACTGGTTCCGCGGGCGCGGACCGCTCGCCATGGCGGTCGTGAACGAGATGAAGG is a genomic window containing:
- a CDS encoding dihydrofolate reductase family protein; the encoded protein is MKLTTLTKVTIDGVMQGDGHASEEDRRNGFDRGGWARGKGDHDTHAFINQTYQRADAFLFGRRTYDLFAGSWGSWTEQDVPGWEPVLRALNTQPKYVASTTLTDPAWSGTTVPTADVAAAVGELKAKSGGELQVHGSGALTRWLLANDLVDEMTLIVVPVILGQGERLLPATGPDLALDLIESRVDSKGVTIQIYRPAGRP